From the genome of Prunus persica cultivar Lovell chromosome G8, Prunus_persica_NCBIv2, whole genome shotgun sequence:
CAAAacttttaaagattttttaaaatcacaatTGAGTACCACTAAACTTTTAAAGACTATTTAAAAGTCATAGTTGAATACCTCTAGACTTTTAAACTCATTAAAAGTCTTTAAAAGTTAGAACTGAATACACCCCCTTAAGAGTTAGACATGAAGACCTATTCTTATAATatcaatttcatatttatatCTAGCTTGAATTTCAAGAGTGTTCATTTGTCGATCGTCATATTTCACGGTTTCTTTTTCAACAATAATAGAATTCTCATCAgaaacttctttttcttagttctgttgtattataaatatgacctcatacaagaagaagaatacacagaaaattctcataaacaaatattctcatatttagatttcatattttagcactaATTTCTTTTGGATTTTAACTAACTAATtcaaacttctttttttggttgtaattAATTATGCGATATTTTGAATTAGatgtttagaatttttttaaaatgtttttagCATGTTTCAATTGTGGATTCTAGCATGTTTAAAAATCGTCCAGGATGTGGTATTTTAGCATGTTTACAAATTGTCAAGGATTTCACCATGTTTACAAAACTGTCTCAGTTTAGCATTATATACAAATTGTCCAGGATgtgtaaaattaaaagaacaaactGTCCAAAATAGACAGAAACAATGTCTAAAACACTACCTAACAAAACTATGCCTAAAAACTGTCGTGAATCCCAAATTGCAGCCATGAATTTGAACTGGGTTAAAAAAATTGggccaaaaaaaaagcccaatcTGTTTGTTTCGGGATTACCGACAACGGGTTACGGTCGGCGGCGGTTCCACTTTTGCATACACTGACTAGCATCGGTCGGTCATGGTTGGGTATATTTCATATCAAATGGTACCAACTCTAATTTGTTGGCTATTTCAAaagcaaattttaaatttaacgGTGAAAAGGACTTGGGGTTATCAAATTTGATTCATATGAACCCACCGAATCTTCCCATACATTGAACCTGCTAGATCCTTGGCTCTTTTCCAATACAGCGAGAACCAGACAGATTAGAAAACTATTAAAATAAGTGAGGttaaaatagaatttaaaacttaccaattattattattattattatttaaaacttaccaaataataaataaacaactTTTCAGTCTCTTTTGACATAAATGGGAAAAggtaaaaaggaaattttttggTGTCTGTATTATATAGGCTGTAGCGTTACACAAGACCAagccctttttattttatgtagcGTCTGAGCCGGAGCTAGAATTTTTTGGGGTCAGATAAGCCAGAGCCAGACAGGAGGTGTATTTTCGTGATCTTTCGCCCTGGAATCTCGGCTTGATTACTGGAAGGTTCTCAGATTTGTGGGCATTTCCTGCAGTTAAGTTGCTTTGCTTCTTTGCTGTTGATCTTTGAGgaatgattttattttctgggAATTTATTGTCTTACAATTTCTGCTGAACTGGGTAGGTTTCTTAGTTGGTTGTGAATGTTTCGACGGAGCTTGTAAAAAATTGTGCTTGGTATTGAAATTTTGCAAATGGGTTTCTGTTTGGTTTTGGTGTTTTGGGGAATTGGACATGCATGTACTTGGTCTAAGAACAGGTGAAAAATGTTCTAGGAGGGGAAAATAGATAATGGGCAGGATTGATTTTGATCTATGAGTGCATGAGGTATTTGCAAATGGCTTCTACAGAGTATGGATATGCATGTAAAGTATGGGTTTAGGCTAAAGAATAGTTCTTGATCTGATTGTTGTTTATAGTAAGGAATGGAAGGGCACTTATCACAGGGAGGTATGGTTCCTGGTGGGGCTTCCTACGGTGGCCTTGATTTAGAAGGATCGATGAGGGTTCAACATCAAACCCAACACCCACACACCATACACCAACACCATCCTCATCCTCGTCAAGGGTCCTTGGCCCATCCATCGATTCACGAGGGTTTTCCTCTCAAAATGGGAACCATGCATAATTGTGACCAAACCATCTCCATGATGGATTACAATAAGGGAGAGAGGTCCAAGAACTCAGCAAGCGATGAGGATGAGCCGAGTTATACGGAGGAGGGTACTGATGGCCATGCTGAAGGAAATAGAGGGAAGAAGGGATCACCATGGCAGCGTGTAAAGTGGACAGATCAGATGGTGAAGCTTCTGATCACTGCTGTATCTTATATAGGTGAGGATACAAGTTCTGATTGTGGTAGTGGGGGAAGGAGGAAATATTCTACTTTACAGAAAAAGGGAAAGTGGAAATCTGTTTCCAAGGTCATGGCAGAAAGAGGTTTTCATGTTTCTCCGCAGCAGTGTGAGGATAAATTCAATGACCTGAACAAAAGGTATAAGAAACTTAACGACATGCTTGGGAGGGGCACGTCTTGCCAGGTTGTTGAGAACCAGGCACTTTTGGATGTGATAGATTACctaacagagaaagaaaaagatgatgtTAGGAAAATATTAAGCTCAAAGCACCTATTTTATGAGGAGATGTGTTCTTACCATAATGGGAATCGTTTGCATCTGCCTCATGATCCAGCATTGCAGAAATCCTTACAGCGGGCTCTTAGAAGAGATGAGCATGACAATGATGATCCGAGAAGGCACCACCATGATGATCTTGACGAAGATGATCAGGATATGGAAACTGATGAGCATGAAGACTTTGAGGAAAATAATGCTTCACATGTCGATAACAGGGGAATATATGTTTTAGAAGACTCTGTAAAGAGGTTGAGACAAGGCCAGGGCCGTGAAGAATTTAACTATGGTAGTTCATTGAATCCCCAGGACTGTAACAAGAGTTCTTATTGTCATCCACCTATTCCCCCAGCTGATATGAATCAAGTCTTACCCGATGGCACAAAAGCTGCCTGGCTACAGAAGCAATGGATTGAATCTCGATCTCTTCAGTTAGAAGAACAGAAGCTGCAAATTCAAGTTGAGATGTTAGAATTGGAGAAACAGCGTTTCAAGTGGCAAAGATTTAGTAAGAAAAGGGACCGTGAATTGGAAAAGCTGAGGATGGAAAATGAGAGGATGAAGCTTGAGAATGAGCGCATGGCATTGGAATTGAAACGGAAGGAAATGGGGGCTGGATTTAGTTAAGTGGCTGTTCTGATCAGTATTTATTGCAATAGTGGGACTTGCAGGCAACATTGCTTCTGTTTTAAATTGGTAAGCTGCAGTCGGTTCAAGTATCACGTATTGGTTGTGGGACCTTTCTGGAAACTGTGACCTATCTGGATGTACTCTGTAAAGCTTATGATTTTGGTAGTATGAATGActagttttctttattttacgTCTGGTAAAATGACATTTTCCTATTGTTGAAACTTTTTGTGGAAAATTGTATGAACAAGGTCTAAATAGCGTAATGTATGCTGGTGCTTTGCTTAATTTAATCagctttttatttcttgtatcATTGTTTGGTTTCCTCAAATTGAACATTGGCATTCATTTTGTTGTCTTTTACTTTCAATAATCCATATTTTACCGGCAGctttataatattttgattCAATGTCATTGctgatgtttttcttttgaaagagCAATTTGTACTAGTGAGTTACATGTCTGTATCCCaagtaatataatatttttttcaataagtAACAAGAGTGGGTTGGTAATTAGGAGGCCGCAGGAGCAGGTTCTGCAGTCCATCCTGTAAACCCTACAAAAATGTACACATGTCATGTTCAGTGCTTGAAACAACTGCTATCATGAGCTTTGTTTCTCACTCATGTTCATGTTACTGTATACCTAGAGAAACTCTGGTCCTTTGTCTGATTTAAGGTCAAAGATTATGATTTCCTGGCTTAAatgttgtatttttcatgtcacCTTAAGTTCTAGTTTGTTATGCGAGTGCAGAACCATGATGGTTATTCTGAAACTCTGATGGGAAACCTTCAAGGTGTTTGACATTATAAGTTGGATAGGTCTATTATATTTTCTAGCTGGAGTCTATGCTATATGTTTATTTGGTTTGCCCACTCCCTGTCCATACTATTTTATCATCTTGCAGGACTGGATtcttatatttgttttcttctagtTGATTTAGTCAGCAATTCTTTGCTTCAGCATCTCAATTTTTTCTgccatttaatttaaatattttgtaactTTGACAAGCATTTTGATTTAAGGTATGTACCAGCCAGTTGTCTTTACCATCATAGAGAATACAATGCAAATCTTGAAAGCCAAGAGCTATATATGGTTTCTCTTTGTAGGAATTAAATGTACTGGAATGCTTCAGATATGTGGTGCGAGTTTCTGCACCCTCTGGGCTCAATCCACTTTAGATGCTGATTCCTCTCTGGCTTTAGACCTCTCCGTCTCTGTCTGTTTGTCGGTCTATatgtttccatttttttttctttctaaaatacTTTATGTTCTCAAATGATCTTGTTGTAACGTTGTCTAAACGGCATTCAATATTTCATCCTCAAGTTTTATGAGTTTATCTTTAAGACAGATATGACTTATTACTGATTCAATAATAGCCACAAGTAATTTGCATCTATAAACTACTATATTGCAATACTAGAATCAGACAGTATATAAAGGTTTTGCTAGTCAGTTATGTTCTCATTAAGCTCCTTTGGCAAATTACTACTAGAGGTTAAAGTGGGTCTTCTCAATAACATCCTGTTACTTCCAATCTTACTTGATCTCTGTATTGATCATTTTGTTAAAACACGGAGATACTCAAGTAAAAAGTTTCTGCTGAGCTAAGAACTAGTTTGTGCTAATTTCAAAGCAGGCTGTAGCTGTGGTTATCCCATTATTCTTCCCATGAAGATCTTTGGTTGTTGTCCTGTCAAATGACCACTGCTCATTTCAGGTGCGCTCCTCCCTCTGACTTTGTGGCTCTTTTGCCTGGGCAGTGGTCAGTGAATGATTGGATTGGTTGAGAAAGAGATTCCTTGCAGCAATGATGGGATGGTTGTTGGGGCCATAAGAGACTTAGTTAAATTATCAATTGATAGACTGCAAACTGCAATGTTCTTTTTAGCTCAAAATGCTTTAAACTgcgaaggaagaaaaagagaacctGTGATCCCTTGTTGAATGTGAATTTGAACGTGCCGTTAGTTCACCAAATAACTAAGGGACCtctaatttatttgaattGATGATAGATTATTATTTCTTGCAGCCATAGAAGTTTCAGGTCTTGTTTTGTAATTTCTGAAGGGCCTGAGTCAGCATATAGCTTTCATCTTCTAAGGATGTATTTCTGTATGGCTTGTTTTGGTGACAAGCCCATGTCACTAAAAATATTGGAGTTATCAGATGCGTGTGAAGATTCGTCTCTGTGTATCTTTCCTTTGTGATGTCAGGCTACAGGTATATTTGGTTGAAGTTGCTTTCTGTAATCTGCCATTGCAAGTGCCTTTGTAACCATTATTAGAAAAGTCAAATCCCTTGTTTTGTATATTATCTCTTACAATAATTTTACCCTATTACCAAGTGAGAGGTTGTGCAATACCTAATATGTAACAAACAGTAATAAGGTATCATGCCACCTTCAATTAAAGGACTGTGGTCTGACTGTAGGAAGATAATTTTGATACCTGGATGATATGGGTAGGCTAGGGTCGAAGACTATTATGCTTGGGGATTAGAGATATCAGGTAACAAACAGTAATAAGGTATCATGCCACCTTCAATTAAAGGACTGTGGTCTGACTGTAGGAAGATAATTTTGATACCTGGATGATATGGGTAGGCTAGGGTCGAAGACTATATATGCTTGGGGATTAGAGATATCAGGTTACAATAAATTTATGATGGCTATAATactgtaaatttatttttaatagaagaaagagaaactaaTTTTTTCGAGAAGGATTATACTGTTATTAACTGATTGGATTTCATGTGTTACTTGATTGGTGGCTTTAGGTAATCTTGACAATATTGGATTACTACATTCTTGAAATTAAGAGGCCTGTGTCGGTTTCATGTTGGTCCTTACTGCATCGGCTGCGATTGGATTTGGCAGTTTTGGGTCTAGAATAATTTTCTACCTGGCTATGTCCTGCCTAAACAAGATGGATTTCCAAGCGGGGTTGTGTTTCAAATTGGTAGTATTGGGGTTGGCATGAAA
Proteins encoded in this window:
- the LOC18767768 gene encoding uncharacterized protein LOC18767768, with amino-acid sequence MEGHLSQGGMVPGGASYGGLDLEGSMRVQHQTQHPHTIHQHHPHPRQGSLAHPSIHEGFPLKMGTMHNCDQTISMMDYNKGERSKNSASDEDEPSYTEEGTDGHAEGNRGKKGSPWQRVKWTDQMVKLLITAVSYIGEDTSSDCGSGGRRKYSTLQKKGKWKSVSKVMAERGFHVSPQQCEDKFNDLNKRYKKLNDMLGRGTSCQVVENQALLDVIDYLTEKEKDDVRKILSSKHLFYEEMCSYHNGNRLHLPHDPALQKSLQRALRRDEHDNDDPRRHHHDDLDEDDQDMETDEHEDFEENNASHVDNRGIYVLEDSVKRLRQGQGREEFNYGSSLNPQDCNKSSYCHPPIPPADMNQVLPDGTKAAWLQKQWIESRSLQLEEQKLQIQVEMLELEKQRFKWQRFSKKRDRELEKLRMENERMKLENERMALELKRKEMGAGFS